TATCATATGGCAGTTGTAGGTTTAGGACTATTTTAATCATTCTCTGGCCTTGCTCTTCTTGGGTTGGGCACCTGACAATTTTTTTATGTTAAATTGCATGTATAAATCTATGTAAAGAGACATTCAAGAGCTCTTGTGCAATGCCAAAATTTACATATGTGTTTGAATGAAGTTTTCACACTTTCTTATGAAGATATACATAGGACAATTCAATCCTTTTGCACTCTTCTAGTGTTTAGCAGTGTAAACAGTTTGGCAAATGATCACGATTATAGCTTAAAGTCTGCCCTCTGAATTACTGATGTCTAGTGGTGTAATCAAGCTTATTTGTTGGGTCTAGCTGGGCATGCTTAATATGTGATGGAGCTTGACTTCAGTGTGAGGCAAAACGGGCTATTTTGAATAGCttgatatttttgaaattgTGGAAAGCCACAGAGAATCTGGATTTGGAAAAGGATAATGTTTTACCTGACCTCAGCTTTTGTGGGTAAGTCTTGTTGTTGAAAAAattttgtttatgttttttgaCCGTACTTCTACATTTAGATTATTATCAAGTTATTTCTTATCCAATATATATAGTTTACTTGCACAAATGGAAATGGGTACTCAAACTGTTGTGCTTTcacattttctttgatttaacCAATATAACCTTCTTTAAAAGTTAAATGGATGCTAGTAATATTCAAGAGTAAATGGCTTGAGAtagatttcttcttcttttagaatATTGAAGTATCATATAACAATgttatatattatttaattaCATGAGATCATTCGCAAAGTGGATTCTTTTAAGGAATTATGTAGAATAAAAATCTTTAAATTGATGAACTTACTTTCTTAGTCTGCTGCAAGCTTAATTGAAATAGAATATGACATCAGCAGAAGTTAGAAATTAGGTATAAAAACAAGGGAGGGGCTTAAAGCGGATGTCACAAAGTAGATGTAATTCTGGGCCCCAGCTTCTGTTCATCCCACTACAGGCATGTGAGGATGACAACTGGCTTGGTTTGTGGTCACCAAAACAATAATTAAAAATGAGGAAGCAAGTATGTTTCCACAACTTGCTGGATTATTGATACTGCCTTTTGGCTATTCTATGCTCATTATCTTTCTTGTTTTGTTTGTTGGGCCTTGGCTTTGGGGATGGACATTGTTTTGGGGTTCCTTCTCACCCCTGGTAACCAATTTTTCTCTGTAAGGAGTGAAACTCAAATAGTCAATAGTAGCCCATTTCCATAGTTCTTAATAGTAAAGTTTGCCGTCTCGATACCAAACCTCATACCGGTACCATCCTATTAGAGTATTGTTATGCGATATAGTACAACACGGTGAAGCGTATCGAGTGTTGGTACGGTATGAGACTGCGTATTGGTTTGATACTGGTATAGTACGGTACGTTCTGTATGGTACAGTACCGACGGATACAACAAACCTTGCTTAATACAGTTCATGGTTTTTTTTTCATCCTTGGGCTTGGGTGCAGCCATTGCAAGTCTTTTCAGAGGTTTGCCAGACTTATTTATTAACATTTCCTGCAAAAGTTGCAAGCTGTGGTTGGATACAAATGCCAATCGACATACAAACCATATGATTGAAGAGAAATTTGACATCCATATCTACTAGCTATTTAACCCAGGATTTGTTTGTCGGCATTACTAAATTATCTGTTTTGCATGCCAGGGCACCATTGTTACTGATAACTTAAATGCCACTTACTGTGTTTATGATTCGGATGTCGCAACTGGCTATGGAGTTGGtgctttcttgtttcttttctcAAGTCAAACTCTGCTTATGGGTGTCACAAAGTGTATGTGCTTTGGCAAACCTTTAGCTCCTGGTGGAAGTCGAGCCTGGTCGATCATATATTTTTCCTCTTCATGGTGATTTTCCTTTCTTATGGGACCATATTCTCACAAATTCGTTATTCTAGTTATAAAATTACAACTTTCTTTTACCTTGGGATGCATTACGGAAATGAGCATGTTATCTTTGGCAGGCTGACTTTCTTAATTGCTGAGGCATGCCTGTTAGCTGGTGCGACGAAGAATGCATACCACACAAAGTACAGGCATGTGATCTATGCTTCAAACTGGACGTGTGAGTCTCTGAGGAAAGGAGTATTCATTGCCGGAGCAGTCTTTGCGGTCTTCACCATGATACTTAATGTGTATTACTACATGTACTTTTCGAAAGCTGCAAGTCAGGCTGCTCGGAAAACCAACAAGGCTAGCTCGACTGTTGGAATGGCTGGTTATACTTGATCGCAGCCAAATCAAACTGCACAGCGATAGCTGTTTATACAAATGCTACATCTTTATCTCTTATATCGTGTTATATTTGACTCGTTACCTGCAACTGAGTTTGAAAAGGCTGTGTTTGATTCCGGTAATTGCAGATGCTTTGAGTGTCTTTGGGTTGCTACTCTGGCTCCTATTCCTCCTGTTCCTGCTTCCGTttattttcctttccacaagtATTGCTAGCTTGTTATGATTTGCTGCAAGATGCATACTCCAGATGGGTTTGGGACTGAGAGGTCGTCCATCATCAGCGATTCTGCGGTGCAGATGCGATCAAATGGGTTGGATGCGCATTCTTGGGGTTCATCTCCTCGATCGGTTGGCACCAGAATTAGTGTCCTTTCGGTTACTAGGTTGCAGCCTGTATGCTCTTGTTGAGGCTGCAACGATGAAGGAGATtttgaaagagagaggaagaattgTGCATAATCCGGCTGCATATTTATGTTGTTGAGGGTAAGTCATATGTTGAAATGTCCAATTAATGTTTTATCTTGCATGCTACGTTCATCAACTTAAGAACCTATTAGATTATTTTCCCGTTAGTGCAGGTTTCTTCGGATGACTCATTCGTGTGCAGAGTATAATAAACTCTCAATGAGATCTTGATGATGACTAGTAAATATAGCAAATAAATGCATCTTCAAATCTAATTGATAAATAGTATCATAGCAGCAGAAATGATTAAAAATAATAGTAAACTTTATTTACTACTTACTAAATTGAGAGCACGACAGCTCGATGAAACCATAATGACTTATTCCGTGCTTGCACTATTCAGTAAGCTCTCAGTTTGAATTACTATTTACTTTGGAATATTCtgaaagaaattaatatttttactgAACTATAACTCAATTTATGTAAATTGGATATCTAGTTGTGATCGTCTTTGAGTGTGAATGAGAATATTTGATTGTGTATATGGCTGGGGTTTGAATCTTGTTATCTAGTTATGATCTAGTAATACATAGTCACAAGGTGTAAGTATGATCTACGGATACCTAGGCACAGGGCATGGAAGTGACCCGTAAAGATGAACGAGTTGCAAGTGTGACACTGCTGATACTATGTGATGGGGTGTAAGTATGGATACCAAGGCATTGGCATAAAAGCGTGAACTGTGGATACAGTCATAGGGCGTAAACGTGGACTGGTCACACACGTTGGGCGTGAGTGCAGGCAACAAAATTATAAGAATTAAAATAACACAGAGGATGAGGCACCGATATGTGGTCATCCCAAATGAGGCCTTCAGAATGGTGAGCCACGAATGAGGCCACTCAATCAGCCGCATTGTTCGCCTTCCTATAGACATGTGTAGCTCATGAGAGATCATCTTCATCTAAAAGTCTACGAACATCGTGTAGCAACGGGCTAGAGTCCACTTCGAGTCTCCGACCCCGAATCCATTCAATCACCATGGTCGAGTCTTCCTCGAGCAGAATGTGATCCGCACCCAGCACCCACCTCGCACATACAATTTTGAGCTCAGCACCGACTATAGACATATCGAAGATCCACCGATCCCCAGCCGCTATCAGTCTGGCATTATGGTCCCTAATGACAAAACCCATGTCTCCAGTACACTCTATCAGTCCAACATCATGGTTTTTATAATATGACTTGATATCTGTACTATTAAATGATGGAATTTAGTATTGGTTTTAGAACTTTAGAAGTGCATAAATTCTTTTATCTAATCATATTTCACATAGTATTtcatgaaaaaattattttcttatgcATATCAATTGACTCTAAATATATCTTTGGGTACATGTGCGCGGAAAACTTGTTAActcatattttgtttttttccccATTCCAGATATAATGAGATGGAAAGGCTGGCGAAATTATGATTTGAGCATGTAACAAAGGGTCAAGATGGTTGTTCTGTAGTGTGGACTAGATTTTATATTTGTAGTTCGGTTTTGACATAGACATTCTATCTAGTATAATCATGTGAGTAGTAATAGTTATTTCTTCTAAGACATGGAATAGTCGTAACGCAGATGTTGTCTACGGCACTTATGGGTATTTGGACTTTTCTTGGTCAAGTATTTAATTATGTATTTTATGATTTTAGCTGCTCTTATATTGGTCACAACCTATTATCTAATTGGAAAACTATCTAATTACACTGCTCTCGCTATTGATATAAATCAATTGTCAGGTTTTGAGCCCTTGCATGGCATGGCATGGCAAGTTCTGCAGTATATCATCGTGTTATGTGCCTGACTCGTGTGACTTACATACCTGACACATGTGACTAGATTTGGAAGGAGGTTGCAAAATTACAGCCTCAGTGAGACTTCTCACCCACAATCATTGGGGATGGGGCTTGTTTGCAGTATTCCAACCCGAATCATAGGCGAGCCATCTCACCCACAAATACAATCATGGCCACGCATCCCAAAGATTCCAAAGGCTACCCCAAAATCTTGTCCAATCTTACTGCATGTCTCCTAGCTCCTCCTTTCCCTTCTCTCCATCAACAACATTTTCCTCAGCATAGCTGCCATTATCGCTTCTTTGCTGGAATGCAGGGGCTGCGGTTCTCACCAATGGGTTGGGCCAAATAAAGAACGACTTCCTTTTTATCATGCAAGGCCAATAAAGAACTTTGAAAACCCTACTCGGCCGCAACCGACCTGGCAACGTTACTGTTTATGATTGGATTTACCATTTACCAGACGAGCTAGCTATCAAGTGGAGGataacttcttcttcttctttttcttttttctgtgaGGTAAATCTCTAACCTTTCATTCGCTCAAAGGTTCTTGAACACTGAACCGCTTCAGCCAGAAGGACCCGCTTG
This is a stretch of genomic DNA from Phoenix dactylifera cultivar Barhee BC4 chromosome 9, palm_55x_up_171113_PBpolish2nd_filt_p, whole genome shotgun sequence. It encodes these proteins:
- the LOC103719575 gene encoding uncharacterized protein LOC103719575 encodes the protein MGEGKSSTLVHILVVALSLTAFGFAIAAERRRSTGTIVTDNLNATYCVYDSDVATGYGVGAFLFLFSSQTLLMGVTKCMCFGKPLAPGGSRAWSIIYFSSSWLTFLIAEACLLAGATKNAYHTKYRHVIYASNWTCESLRKGVFIAGAVFAVFTMILNVYYYMYFSKAASQAARKTNKASSTVGMAGYT